One Hordeum vulgare subsp. vulgare chromosome 4H, MorexV3_pseudomolecules_assembly, whole genome shotgun sequence DNA window includes the following coding sequences:
- the LOC123446186 gene encoding protein FAR1-RELATED SEQUENCE 5-like gives MDKHYVLRKMSFCTIWTSTLHSEGRTEDQDNTEYVGDDSSSEDESSSLNANKSLSHNYMSEDESYSGNVHAKDDNDDYDSDDQSYAESGTQRNTDSDAETRTLHDDNDEDDNNDEDGDNDEDDDNDEDDDNASNEGNMSEGVVDGSNGNDEHVGDLDFDLDIGYDEYQQETLDRHWEVMAKTFRSEGEAYMFYNQYAKDRGFSIRRDLKRFGKGSQKVLRMRRYLCSRAGKRQANFLTMEGRTRRLRPESRCFCEAHLKVKLDRNSGLWYVSSFFDDHSHVLTKLDEVPFLRSHNQVRFVR, from the exons ATGGACAAACACTATGTTCTCAGGAAGATGTCATTTTGTACCATATGGACAAGCACTCTACATTCTGAAGGACGGACGGAAG ATCAAGACAACACCGAATATGTTGGCGATGACTCTAGTAGTGAGGATGAATCTTCGTCATTGAATGCAAATAAATCACTCAGTCACAACTATATGAGTGAGGATGAATCATATAGTGGTAAT GTGCATGCTAAGGATGACAATGACGATTATGACAGCGATGATCAATCTTATGCTGAAAGTGGAACCCAG AGAAATACCGATAGTGACGCTGAGACGAGAACCTtacatgatgacaatgatgaggatgataacaatgatgaggatggtgataatgatgaggatgatgataatgatgaggatgatgacaatgCATCTAATGAAGGAAATATGAGCGAA GGGGTTGTTGATGGTTCTAATGGGAACGATGAGCATGTTGGCGATCTTGATTTTGACCTTGACATCGGCTATGATGAATATCAGCAAGAGACATTGGATAGGCATTGGGAAGTCATGGCCAAGACATTCAGGTCAGAAGGAGAGGCGTACATGTTCTATAACCAGTACGCCAAAGATCGTGGATTCAGTATCAGGAGGGACTTGAAAAGATTTGGAAAAGGTTCCCAAAAAGTTTTACGCATGAGGAGGTATCTCTGTTCCAGGGCAGGAAAACGACAGGCAAATTTTTTAACCATGGAAGGCCGGACCCGCAGACTGAGACCGGAGAGTCGATGTTTCTGTGAAGCCCATTTAAAAGTGAAGCTTGATAGAAATAGTGGACTTTGGTATGTCAGCAGTTTCTTCGATGATCACAGCCATGTTCTTACAAAACTGGACGAGGTCCCTTTCCTCCGGTCTCACAAT CAGGTACGCTTCGTACGCTAA